One segment of Vibrio mimicus DNA contains the following:
- a CDS encoding TRAP transporter substrate-binding protein: protein MSLIHQSVSRVIKRSALLIAAGIALLTTSAFAEEKVYRLTLAETWGPNFPIFGDTTKNMAAMAEKMSNGRLQIRIDSANKHKAPLGVFDMVKSGQYDMGHSASYYWKGKVPNTLYFTSMPFGMTTAEQYAWFYHGGGMELMDKVYSPHNMLSFPGGNTDVQMGGWFQKEINTVEDLQGLKMRIPGFAGEILAELGAKPTNIAPGELYTSLERRTIDALEWVGPSLDLRMGFHKIAPYYYTGWHEPATELQFLVNKRTWEKLPEDLREILRVAMRTAAYDMYVQSVHESGKNWVSITQEFPDIKVKTFPAPVIKALREANDRLLAKHAEEDPLAKEIQESQANYLKQTRSWTDISLRAYLNSESQ, encoded by the coding sequence ATGAGTCTTATCCATCAATCCGTATCACGAGTCATTAAACGAAGTGCGCTGCTGATTGCGGCAGGTATAGCATTGCTCACCACTTCTGCGTTTGCAGAAGAGAAAGTGTACCGCTTAACGCTGGCAGAAACGTGGGGACCTAACTTCCCGATTTTTGGTGACACCACGAAGAATATGGCAGCCATGGCCGAGAAAATGTCCAATGGCCGTCTACAGATCCGCATTGATTCTGCCAACAAACATAAAGCGCCGTTGGGTGTGTTTGATATGGTGAAATCCGGCCAGTACGATATGGGACACTCTGCTTCTTATTACTGGAAAGGCAAAGTGCCGAACACGCTGTACTTTACTTCAATGCCTTTTGGTATGACGACTGCAGAGCAATATGCGTGGTTCTATCATGGCGGTGGTATGGAGCTAATGGATAAAGTTTACTCGCCACACAACATGCTCTCTTTCCCTGGCGGTAATACCGATGTGCAGATGGGCGGTTGGTTTCAAAAAGAGATCAATACTGTTGAAGACCTGCAAGGCCTGAAAATGCGTATTCCCGGTTTTGCCGGAGAAATATTAGCGGAACTCGGTGCTAAGCCAACCAACATTGCTCCGGGAGAACTGTACACCTCATTAGAACGCCGCACGATTGATGCGTTGGAATGGGTGGGTCCATCACTCGACCTTCGTATGGGTTTTCACAAGATTGCCCCTTATTACTACACGGGTTGGCATGAGCCTGCGACTGAGCTGCAATTCTTAGTCAACAAGCGTACTTGGGAGAAATTGCCTGAAGATTTGCGTGAGATTTTACGTGTTGCGATGCGTACTGCCGCTTATGACATGTATGTTCAATCAGTACACGAAAGTGGCAAAAACTGGGTTTCGATTACACAAGAGTTTCCAGATATCAAAGTCAAAACCTTCCCAGCACCCGTGATTAAGGCGTTGCGTGAAGCGAATGACCGCTTGCTCGCGAAACACGCCGAGGAAGATCCTCTTGCGAAAGAGATTCAAGAATCACAAGCCAATTATTTGAAGCAAACTCGTAGTTGGACAGACATCTCATTACGCGCTTATCTCAACAGTGAATCGCAGTAA
- a CDS encoding DUF2982 domain-containing protein, which produces MPTLQLYNHQLHFTSKVIIGLALLGLILMVGIAWLAQTTLQALIGLLALFTWGGLAYWLMLKGQVAYTLTSTHFQQHFYQGGWVVKWNNVSQFGVCSYESEGWHQPLPWVGIRLKEYAPYLKSICPRLSTQVLLSQRALLYLGAQQQSKHHQFDDLVLDSSPYLDSQGNQFTGLQAMLANRMRYQREFFGYDLFIAEQDLDRSAEEFVGLARRYLAAAEPEHNP; this is translated from the coding sequence ATGCCCACTTTGCAGCTATACAATCACCAACTTCATTTCACATCCAAAGTCATCATAGGCTTAGCTCTGCTAGGCCTAATTCTCATGGTTGGAATAGCTTGGCTTGCACAAACCACACTGCAAGCACTGATCGGCCTATTGGCACTTTTCACATGGGGAGGATTGGCTTATTGGTTAATGCTCAAAGGGCAAGTCGCCTATACCTTGACCTCCACGCATTTTCAACAACATTTCTATCAAGGTGGATGGGTAGTGAAATGGAATAACGTTAGCCAATTCGGCGTATGCAGTTATGAGAGCGAAGGTTGGCATCAACCTTTGCCTTGGGTGGGGATCCGTTTGAAAGAGTACGCCCCTTACCTCAAGAGCATATGCCCACGCCTTTCCACTCAAGTGCTACTCAGTCAACGTGCGCTGCTTTACTTAGGGGCACAACAGCAGTCTAAACATCATCAATTTGACGATCTGGTTTTAGATTCAAGCCCATACCTCGATAGTCAAGGTAACCAGTTTACTGGCCTGCAAGCCATGTTAGCTAATCGAATGCGGTATCAACGGGAATTCTTTGGATATGACCTGTTTATTGCAGAGCAGGATTTGGATCGCAGCGCGGAAGAGTTTGTCGGATTGGCTCGGCGCTATCTTGCCGCCGCCGAGCCAGAACATAATCCGTAG
- a CDS encoding MBL fold metallo-hydrolase, with product MSLQYQVVPVTAFSQNCSIVWCDETMEGVVVDPGGDVKQLAMLIAELGVKVTQLVLTHGHLDHVGGTEPLAEALGGTRIVGPHKADNFWLQGLEGQSKMFGFPLTEAFEPDQWLNDGDVVTFGNQALQVLHTPGHTPGHIVLFSDSARLAFVGDVLFNGSIGRTDFPQGDFNTLIASIKNKLWPLGNDVTFIPGHGPQSTFGRERANNPYVADEMPLY from the coding sequence ATGTCTTTACAATATCAGGTGGTGCCCGTTACGGCTTTTTCTCAGAACTGTTCGATCGTGTGGTGCGATGAAACCATGGAAGGGGTCGTGGTGGATCCGGGCGGTGATGTGAAACAACTGGCGATGTTGATCGCAGAGCTCGGTGTGAAAGTGACCCAACTGGTACTGACTCATGGTCATCTGGATCATGTTGGTGGCACTGAGCCACTGGCTGAGGCTCTTGGTGGTACTCGCATTGTTGGTCCACACAAAGCAGATAACTTCTGGCTGCAAGGCTTGGAAGGGCAAAGCAAAATGTTTGGTTTCCCTCTTACTGAAGCATTTGAACCGGATCAATGGCTGAATGATGGTGACGTGGTCACGTTTGGTAATCAAGCCCTGCAAGTTCTGCATACTCCGGGTCATACACCGGGTCATATCGTGTTGTTTAGTGATTCAGCTCGACTCGCTTTTGTGGGTGATGTGTTGTTCAACGGCAGCATTGGCCGTACTGATTTTCCACAAGGGGATTTCAATACTCTCATCGCTTCGATTAAGAATAAGCTGTGGCCATTGGGTAATGATGTAACTTTTATTCCCGGCCATGGGCCTCAATCCACATTTGGCCGTGAACGTGCCAATAACCCGTACGTAGCGGACGAAATGCCTCTTTATTAA
- a CDS encoding DUF882 domain-containing protein, with protein MQTTRRDFLKLTAGGIILAACTPSIALASYAAKPRELALSNLHTGESIETRYFNGKNYVRSELKRLNYLCRDFRRDEVHAMDKVLFDQLCQIQQLLGTQAEVHIVSGYRSPATNKQLRKKSKGVAKKSYHMSGQAIDFRLDGVSLKKIREAAISLQVGGVGYYPKSQFIHIDTGPVRQWVGA; from the coding sequence GTGCAAACAACACGACGAGATTTTCTAAAACTGACCGCAGGCGGAATAATTTTAGCCGCTTGCACCCCCAGCATTGCGCTCGCGAGTTATGCCGCTAAACCAAGGGAATTGGCGTTGAGTAATTTGCACACAGGCGAAAGCATTGAAACGCGTTATTTCAATGGTAAAAACTATGTTCGCTCAGAATTGAAGCGTTTGAATTACTTGTGTCGTGATTTTCGTCGTGACGAAGTTCATGCCATGGACAAAGTGCTGTTTGATCAGTTATGCCAGATTCAACAGCTATTAGGTACTCAAGCGGAAGTGCATATTGTTTCGGGTTACCGCTCTCCAGCAACCAACAAACAGTTACGTAAAAAATCGAAAGGAGTGGCGAAGAAGAGCTACCACATGTCGGGGCAGGCTATCGATTTTCGTTTGGACGGCGTGTCACTCAAGAAAATCCGTGAAGCCGCGATTAGTTTGCAGGTGGGTGGCGTAGGTTACTATCCGAAAAGTCAATTTATCCATATTGATACGGGGCCTGTTCGTCAGTGGGTTGGAGCCTAA
- a CDS encoding L,D-transpeptidase family protein, which translates to MKSRVVVAIALLLFVIPCSAAQRFVELGWLESNAPVYEQMVNPALVEEIYQNNNDQLLWSDLTTAKHFETQLEVIHRAGFSPFFKQQLLELKIYRQQDKWHEYDLLATDTLLQYLSYAELAPQIGISWFFEGQLDKPLAAPSEEAQLALHMAIGNQTLDQLIDEYTPRDPTYQQLLHTYQSLLATESQDIPLYEQTGLKRLGDPLTHRDALVRRLSLVNIDITEVRDDITFYDQALVNPIKQFQSMHGLKPDGVVGPETMKWLNKSMAERVSLLALNAERLRLWPAPQDTAIVVNVPGFAMKYWDAGQEVFEAKVVVGRVTRPTPVMNTKLDSLIINPTWNVPRKIMVEDILPMVKRDHEYLAKHQMEIIRGWNDPEVVDPQLIDWASVDPETFPYRMRQQAGVQNALGMYKFNTPNSRAIYLHDTPSKHLFNNAARAFSSGCIRVENAQKFAQTLLEQQGIVLNELPEKTKTIALKKRIPVHIIYQTVWYEGGKLQYRDDIYRYDTSALSNGDTYPNLTKI; encoded by the coding sequence ATGAAAAGCAGAGTTGTTGTTGCTATCGCGTTGTTATTGTTTGTTATTCCATGTTCAGCAGCTCAGCGCTTTGTCGAGTTGGGTTGGCTTGAATCTAACGCTCCCGTCTATGAACAAATGGTCAATCCTGCATTGGTTGAAGAGATTTATCAAAATAACAATGACCAACTGTTGTGGAGTGATTTAACAACGGCAAAGCATTTTGAAACTCAATTAGAAGTTATTCATCGTGCGGGCTTTAGCCCATTCTTTAAACAACAACTTTTAGAGTTAAAAATATACCGTCAGCAAGACAAGTGGCATGAGTATGACCTGTTGGCAACGGATACCTTATTACAGTATCTCAGCTATGCAGAACTTGCTCCGCAAATTGGCATTTCATGGTTCTTTGAAGGGCAGCTCGACAAACCGCTTGCTGCGCCAAGTGAAGAGGCACAGCTTGCCTTGCATATGGCTATCGGTAATCAAACGCTAGATCAGTTGATTGATGAATACACACCGAGAGATCCTACCTATCAGCAATTGCTTCACACCTATCAATCTTTATTGGCAACCGAATCTCAGGATATTCCTCTTTATGAGCAGACTGGATTAAAGCGTCTGGGTGATCCCTTAACGCATCGTGATGCGTTAGTGCGTCGTTTATCTTTAGTGAATATCGATATCACCGAGGTTCGTGACGATATTACGTTTTATGATCAGGCTCTAGTGAATCCGATCAAGCAGTTCCAGAGTATGCATGGTTTAAAACCGGATGGCGTTGTAGGGCCGGAAACCATGAAATGGCTGAACAAATCCATGGCGGAGAGAGTCTCATTGTTGGCGCTTAATGCTGAACGCTTACGTTTGTGGCCAGCACCGCAAGATACCGCGATTGTGGTGAATGTACCGGGTTTTGCGATGAAATATTGGGATGCGGGACAGGAAGTGTTTGAAGCTAAAGTGGTGGTAGGGCGTGTTACACGGCCCACTCCTGTTATGAATACCAAACTGGATTCGCTCATCATCAACCCGACTTGGAATGTGCCACGTAAAATCATGGTGGAAGATATCCTGCCGATGGTGAAACGTGACCATGAATACTTAGCGAAGCATCAAATGGAGATCATTCGTGGTTGGAATGACCCCGAAGTGGTGGATCCGCAGCTCATTGATTGGGCCAGTGTTGACCCTGAAACTTTCCCATATCGGATGCGTCAGCAGGCTGGAGTGCAGAATGCGCTCGGCATGTACAAATTCAATACCCCTAATTCACGTGCGATTTATCTGCACGACACGCCAAGTAAGCATTTGTTTAATAATGCTGCACGTGCCTTTAGTTCTGGGTGTATTCGTGTCGAGAATGCACAGAAATTCGCACAGACTTTGTTAGAACAGCAAGGCATTGTGCTCAATGAACTTCCAGAGAAAACCAAAACCATCGCGCTGAAGAAGCGGATCCCTGTGCACATCATCTATCAAACCGTTTGGTATGAAGGCGGGAAATTGCAGTATCGTGACGATATTTACCGTTACGACACCTCGGCATTGAGCAATGGTGACACGTATCCAAATTTGACTAAAATTTGA